CGGGTAATTCTGTTGTTCGGCCGAGATTCCATCCCAACCATAAAAAATCCAGGTAAAATCGACATGCTCTTTAACCGCGGTAAAAAAATCAAGTGATCCGACATCAACAATTTCTAATTGATTAAAATCAGCGTTATCCGCTTCCATCAATCCCTTTAAGGTGGCAACTTCCATTGGTGAACCCCAACCGCCATATTTTTTGCCCTCAAAATCTTTAGGAGTCACAATATTTCGATCCACCGGTGAAGCAAAACCAGAGGTGTTATGCTGGATAATTGCCGCAATGGCCTTAATTGGCAAAGGATTGGCGGCGGTTCTGGCATAGGTCACCTGTTCCTGATAGCTGACCCCAAATTCTCCTTGTCCGGCGGCAATCAGATCAGCACTCCCGCCTTCGGAGGGTTGAACGATATCAACGTTTAAACCCTCATCTTTAAAATAACCAAGTTCTTGGGCAACATAAATGCCGGTGTGATTTGTGTTTGGCACCCAATCCAGTACCACTGTTATTTTTTCATCACTTTTGGGGCTGCATCCGGTCAGCCCCAGCAGTAAAACGCCTACCGCTAATACCATTAATTTCTTTTTCATTCCTCTTCCTCCTTTAATTTTTCCCAGGGCATTACCAGCCGCTGAACCACCGTTATACTGTAAAAAAGGGCGATTGAAACCATTACAATTACCACAATCGCGGCAAACACCAGATCCAGCGCAAAAGCATGCCGGGCTCGCAGCATATAAACCCCCAGCC
This is a stretch of genomic DNA from Acetobacterium woodii DSM 1030. It encodes these proteins:
- a CDS encoding ABC transporter substrate-binding protein — encoded protein: MKKKLMVLAVGVLLLGLTGCSPKSDEKITVVLDWVPNTNHTGIYVAQELGYFKDEGLNVDIVQPSEGGSADLIAAGQGEFGVSYQEQVTYARTAANPLPIKAIAAIIQHNTSGFASPVDRNIVTPKDFEGKKYGGWGSPMEVATLKGLMEADNADFNQLEIVDVGSLDFFTAVKEHVDFTWIFYGWDGISAEQQNYPINFIKLQDIDQNLDYYTPVIIANETYLKDHPETTKKFLRAVAKGYQYAIENPEAAADLLLVENPEIDRDLAIASQKYLAGEYQSDAEQWGVMNSKIWNNYGTWMYDHGLLENQLNADEAFTNEYLPQ